A genomic region of Pseudoxanthomonas suwonensis contains the following coding sequences:
- the rplW gene encoding 50S ribosomal protein L23: MSTNEKVFSVLLAPRVSEKTARLQEVSNQYVFEVSNDATKADVKAAVEQLFDVKVESVNVVNVKGKNKSFRFRSGRRGDWRKAYVRLADGQSIDVSAKA; the protein is encoded by the coding sequence ATGAGCACCAACGAGAAAGTTTTCAGCGTGCTGCTTGCACCGCGCGTCTCCGAGAAGACCGCGCGCCTGCAGGAAGTCAGCAACCAGTACGTGTTCGAAGTTTCGAACGACGCCACCAAGGCCGACGTCAAGGCCGCCGTGGAGCAGCTGTTCGACGTCAAGGTCGAGTCGGTCAACGTCGTCAACGTGAAGGGCAAGAACAAGTCCTTCCGCTTCCGTTCCGGTCGCCGCGGCGACTGGCGTAAGGCGTACGTGCGCCTGGCCGACGGCCAGAGCATCGACGTGTCCGCCAAGGCCTGA
- the rplD gene encoding 50S ribosomal protein L4 has protein sequence MELTITGSANTLSVSDEVFGREFSQDLVHQVVVAYRNAGRAGTKAQKTRAEVAGTTKKSKKQKGGGARHGALTAPIFVGGGVTFAAKPRSFAQKVNRKMYRAAISSILSELNRQGRLKVVDSFDVEAVKTSALVEKLAGFELGKRPLIVTEDASENLFLSARNLPYVQVRDVQGLDPVALVGADSVLITADAVKKVEEWLA, from the coding sequence ATGGAACTCACCATTACGGGTAGCGCCAACACCCTGTCGGTCTCCGACGAAGTGTTCGGCCGCGAATTCAGCCAGGACCTGGTCCACCAGGTCGTGGTCGCCTACCGCAACGCCGGTCGCGCCGGCACCAAGGCGCAGAAGACCCGCGCCGAGGTCGCCGGCACCACCAAGAAGTCGAAGAAGCAGAAGGGCGGCGGCGCGCGTCATGGCGCGCTGACGGCTCCGATCTTCGTCGGCGGCGGCGTGACCTTCGCGGCCAAGCCGCGCAGCTTCGCGCAGAAGGTCAACCGCAAGATGTACCGCGCGGCGATCAGCTCGATCCTGTCCGAGCTCAACCGCCAGGGCCGGCTGAAGGTCGTCGATTCGTTCGACGTCGAGGCGGTCAAGACCAGCGCGCTGGTCGAGAAGCTGGCCGGTTTCGAGCTGGGCAAGCGCCCGCTGATCGTCACCGAGGACGCCTCGGAGAACCTGTTCCTGTCGGCCCGCAACCTGCCGTACGTGCAGGTCCGCGACGTGCAGGGCCTGGATCCGGTCGCCCTGGTCGGCGCCGATTCCGTGCTGATCACCGCCGATGCGGTCAAGAAGGTCGAGGAGTGGCTGGCATGA
- the rplC gene encoding 50S ribosomal protein L3, whose translation MTKKYSLGLVGRKAGMSRVFTDDGRSIPVTLIEATPNRITQIKTVEADGYSAVQVTAGTRRAALVNKPLAGHYAKAKVEAGRGLWEFRVADDKLGDFAVGGEIKADIFEVGQIVDVQGVTKGKGFQGTIKRHNFTMGDATHGNSLSHRSPGSIGQRQTPGRVFPGKKMSGHMGAEVQSAQNLEVVRVDAERGLIAVRGAVPGAPGGDVVVRPASKA comes from the coding sequence ATGACGAAGAAGTATTCGTTGGGTCTGGTCGGCCGCAAGGCCGGCATGAGCCGCGTGTTCACCGACGATGGCCGTTCCATCCCGGTGACGCTGATCGAGGCCACCCCGAACCGCATCACCCAGATCAAGACCGTCGAGGCCGATGGCTACAGCGCCGTCCAGGTGACGGCCGGTACCCGCCGCGCCGCGCTGGTCAACAAGCCGCTGGCCGGGCACTACGCCAAGGCCAAGGTCGAGGCCGGCCGTGGCCTGTGGGAGTTCCGCGTCGCCGACGACAAGCTCGGTGACTTCGCCGTTGGTGGCGAGATCAAGGCCGACATCTTCGAGGTCGGCCAGATCGTCGACGTCCAGGGCGTGACCAAGGGCAAGGGCTTCCAGGGCACGATCAAGCGCCACAACTTCACCATGGGCGACGCCACCCACGGCAACTCGCTGTCGCACCGCTCGCCGGGCTCCATCGGTCAGCGCCAGACGCCGGGTCGCGTGTTCCCGGGCAAGAAGATGTCCGGCCACATGGGTGCCGAGGTCCAGAGCGCGCAGAACCTGGAAGTGGTTCGCGTCGATGCCGAGCGCGGCCTGATCGCCGTCCGCGGCGCCGTCCCGGGTGCCCCGGGTGGCGACGTGGTCGTGCGCCCGGCGAGCAAGGCGTAA
- the rpsJ gene encoding 30S ribosomal protein S10 gives MADQKIRIRLKAFDHRLIDRSASEIVETAKRTGAQVRGPIPLPTKIERYTVLVSPHADKDARDQYETRTHKRVLDIVDPNDKTVDALMKLELAAGVDVQIKLA, from the coding sequence ATGGCGGACCAAAAGATCCGGATTCGGCTCAAGGCGTTCGATCACCGTTTGATCGACCGTTCGGCCAGCGAGATCGTCGAGACGGCCAAGAGGACCGGCGCGCAGGTGCGTGGCCCGATCCCGCTGCCGACCAAGATCGAACGTTACACCGTTCTCGTCTCCCCGCATGCCGACAAGGATGCGCGCGACCAGTACGAGACCCGCACGCACAAGCGCGTGCTCGACATCGTCGACCCCAACGACAAGACCGTGGACGCGCTGATGAAGCTCGAACTCGCGGCTGGCGTCGACGTCCAGATCAAGCTCGCCTGA